Proteins co-encoded in one Streptomyces roseochromogenus subsp. oscitans DS 12.976 genomic window:
- the folC gene encoding bifunctional tetrahydrofolate synthase/dihydrofolate synthase, which produces MSDHPGTSDTPDPLDGFDELIEAETTRDPDLAVIEAGSRTLRTQGGSPQAQVPTRPEDPEIDKALREVEADLATRWGETKLEPSVSRISALMDILGEPQRSYPSIHITGTNGKTSTARMIEALLGAFELRTGRYTSPHVQSVTERISLDGAPISAERFIETYQDIKPYIEMVDAQQEHRMSFFEVLTGMAYAAFADAPIDVAVVEVGMGGSWDATNVIDADVAVITPIDLDHTDRLGETTAEIAGEKGGIIKQGATVILAQQPVDAAQVLLKKAVEVDATVAREGLEFGVVARQVAVGGQLVTLRGLGGEYPEVYLPLHGAHQAHNAAVALAAVEAFFGVGAQRAEPLDIDAVRKAFAGVSSPGRMEVVRRSPTVVLDAAHNPAGAAVTAEAVQEAFDFTRLIGVVGASGDKNVRGLLEAFEPIFTEVVVTQNSTARAMDADELAAIAVEVFGEERVQVEPRLPDALEAAITLAEEEGEFAGGGVLVTGSVITVGEARLLLLGKG; this is translated from the coding sequence GTGAGCGACCACCCCGGCACCAGCGACACCCCCGACCCCCTCGACGGCTTCGACGAACTCATCGAAGCCGAGACCACCCGCGACCCCGACCTCGCCGTGATCGAGGCCGGCAGCCGCACCCTGCGCACCCAGGGCGGCTCGCCGCAGGCACAAGTGCCGACGCGCCCCGAAGACCCCGAGATCGACAAGGCCCTGCGCGAGGTCGAGGCGGACCTGGCCACCCGCTGGGGCGAGACCAAGCTGGAGCCCTCGGTCAGCAGGATCTCCGCGCTGATGGACATCCTCGGCGAGCCCCAGCGCTCGTACCCCTCGATCCACATCACGGGCACCAACGGCAAGACCTCCACCGCCCGCATGATCGAGGCCCTGCTCGGCGCCTTCGAGCTGCGCACCGGCCGCTACACCAGCCCGCACGTGCAGTCGGTCACCGAGCGCATCAGCCTGGACGGCGCCCCGATCTCCGCCGAGCGGTTCATCGAGACGTACCAGGACATCAAGCCGTACATCGAGATGGTGGACGCGCAGCAGGAGCACCGGATGTCCTTCTTCGAGGTGCTCACCGGCATGGCGTACGCCGCCTTCGCGGACGCCCCGATCGACGTCGCCGTCGTCGAGGTGGGCATGGGCGGCTCCTGGGACGCCACCAATGTCATCGACGCCGACGTCGCCGTGATCACCCCCATCGACCTGGACCACACCGACCGGCTCGGCGAGACGACCGCGGAGATCGCCGGCGAGAAGGGCGGCATCATCAAGCAGGGCGCGACCGTGATCCTGGCGCAGCAGCCGGTGGACGCGGCGCAGGTGCTGCTGAAGAAGGCCGTCGAGGTGGACGCCACGGTGGCCCGCGAGGGGCTGGAGTTCGGGGTCGTCGCCCGGCAGGTCGCCGTAGGCGGGCAGCTGGTCACGCTGCGCGGCCTCGGCGGTGAGTACCCCGAGGTGTATCTGCCGCTGCACGGCGCCCACCAGGCGCACAACGCGGCCGTCGCCCTCGCCGCCGTCGAGGCGTTCTTCGGCGTCGGCGCGCAGCGCGCCGAGCCGCTGGACATCGACGCGGTCCGCAAGGCCTTCGCGGGGGTGTCCTCGCCGGGGCGGATGGAGGTCGTACGGCGGTCTCCGACGGTCGTGCTGGACGCCGCGCACAACCCGGCGGGGGCCGCGGTCACCGCGGAGGCGGTCCAGGAGGCGTTCGACTTCACCCGGCTGATCGGTGTGGTGGGCGCGAGCGGCGACAAGAACGTGCGGGGGCTGCTGGAGGCCTTCGAGCCGATCTTCACCGAGGTCGTCGTCACGCAGAACTCCACCGCCCGGGCGATGGACGCGGACGAGCTGGCCGCGATCGCGGTCGAGGTGTTCGGCGAGGAGCGGGTACAGGTCGAGCCGCGGCTGCCGGACGCCCTGGAGGCCGCGATCACGCTGGCCGAGGAGGAGGGCGAGTTCGCGGGCGGCGGCGTGCTGGTCACCGGTTCCGTCATCACCGTCGGCGAGGCCCGGCTGCTGCTGCTGGGGAAGGGCTGA
- the ndk gene encoding nucleoside-diphosphate kinase, with protein sequence MSQRTLVLLKPDAVRRGLTGEIISRIERKAGWQITALELRTLDRGTLEQHYAEHVGKPFYEPLVEFMSSGPVVVLIVEGERVIEGVRALAGPTDPIAAAPGSIRGDYGVIVRENLIHASDSEESAEREVKIFFPGRV encoded by the coding sequence GTGTCCCAGCGCACCCTCGTCCTGCTCAAGCCCGACGCCGTCCGTCGGGGCCTGACCGGCGAGATCATCAGCCGTATCGAGCGCAAGGCCGGCTGGCAGATCACCGCGCTGGAGCTGCGCACCCTGGACCGCGGCACGCTGGAGCAGCACTACGCCGAGCACGTCGGCAAGCCGTTCTACGAGCCGCTGGTCGAGTTCATGTCCTCCGGTCCGGTCGTCGTGCTGATCGTGGAGGGTGAGCGGGTCATCGAGGGCGTGCGCGCGCTGGCCGGTCCGACCGATCCGATCGCGGCCGCGCCCGGCTCCATCCGCGGTGACTACGGCGTGATCGTCCGGGAGAACCTGATCCACGCCTCCGACTCCGAGGAGTCAGCCGAGCGCGAGGTGAAGATCTTCTTCCCGGGCCGGGTGTGA
- a CDS encoding DUF4233 domain-containing protein has translation MRTLCASTLIGEFFVIGFAGLVAMKDPSLSVSTVWLVSGIAMLLCVLLCGMVTRPGGVALGWALQIALIASGIFVPTMYFMGAVFAALWWASVHFGRKVDEAKARFAAQAEGSSTADAA, from the coding sequence ATGCGTACGCTCTGTGCCTCGACACTGATCGGCGAGTTCTTCGTCATCGGCTTCGCCGGGCTCGTCGCCATGAAGGACCCGAGCCTGTCCGTCTCCACGGTGTGGCTGGTCAGCGGTATCGCGATGCTGCTGTGCGTGCTGCTGTGCGGCATGGTGACCCGGCCCGGCGGGGTGGCCCTCGGCTGGGCCCTGCAGATCGCCCTGATCGCCTCCGGGATCTTCGTCCCGACGATGTACTTCATGGGCGCGGTGTTCGCGGCGCTGTGGTGGGCGTCGGTGCACTTCGGCAGAAAGGTGGACGAGGCGAAGGCCCGCTTCGCCGCCCAGGCGGAGGGCTCCTCCACAGCTGACGCTGCGTAA